The DNA region AAAACACAAGTACTAATCCTGAATAGGCCCATACCCGAAGCATCATTCTAAGTATAATGCCAACTATCACCGTTACTTTCAAATAACCCCCCATTTGGTGTATCATTTTTCTGCTTATCCTTGATTCAATAACACCAAATAAACATGGGAGTATTTGAAGAAAACCGAATATTTAGATTATAACCAATCATATTCATCTCACATGATCAGCATTAGAATTAACCTAACAATGACCCGACTAGAAAGAGTTGAGAAATTAAAGATATAGCTGATTTTcgtcacataatttttattctatttcgAATAGAATCTACTTGTAATTTGTTTGCAAAAATAATGCGAAAAGATAAATATCACAGAATACTAATATCgcttttcatttcaattctatGACTCATACTGAAGTGTTTTGGATTtggtcataataataataataataataataatatagacTATAGACTATAGACATAGACTATAATCAACGATTAATCTTCTTTGCTATAAtaaacaatttaaaaaaaaacgtttatttGTTTATTATCGAATTCCAGTATGTTCTTTCTATTCATCATATGTTGAACGATCTTTTAGAATTCAATGTAGCCATACATAAATCTAAAAGTCTTCTGAATTATTGTTCCTTTATCTCTCAAAAGAAAACTatactttttttaacaaaatgttttcaaattattgcttatctgaattttctttcgacattcaaaaaatattacatTAAGATTTTATAAGAAACTGAAGGTATATTGAAAACGGTtaataaaattatataaaaCTTATTCCACCACATCTAGTCACGTTATATTGAATTGCTGATACactaattatttttttacattttctttATGTACAATAATATCAATTACAGATTTTCAATTTCACATTCATGTCTTAATCAAATTATATCATGAcattttgattttattcaagGCAAGCAATCTTAGTTCAGACAGGACTTTTGGAAAATAATAATCTGTACCAGAATATCTTTCCTTCATTTCACGCTCTTCATCAGTAGTAAGTAAAGAATTACTATTCCAATCAATTATTTCTTGATTACATCTATCAATTATGAACTTAATAGGGTACATTCCACAATCAAACTTGAAATTAATTATACAAGTGAATCTGTCTTCTTTAGAGTCTTCTATATGGATATGCATATCCCACACACTTGAATAATACTTTTTAGCTAAGTGTAAAGCTTCTTGGGTTGCAGCTCTTTTTTTCTGGAGGTTTAATACTTCTTGAGATATAATCTGATTTCTTAGAAGACTTGAATTTAATTTTGTTTCCAGTTCTCTTATCTCTTTTCTCATTTTTATCTCTTCCATGTAATATTTCATCGATGCTGAATTATAGGTTTCATattcatttttaattcttttagGAGCAGTTAGGTATTTGCTACAAGACACACTTGTTTCTCCTGTATCTTTGTTTTCAAACAACCTCTTATATTGCATCGATATAGATGACGATATAGAATTAAAGTCTTTCGATTTTTGAAGATCTTTTCTTTTAACAATTTCATCCATAAGAGAATGTAGTGATTCAGACTCGATTGTCGTCTCCGAATTGCGTACACTTATGTTTTCACTTATATCTTCCATTTCAGCAAAGTGTTTTCATCTAACCATTTCTATGAAGTTTGAATACGACGATAACAAAAATCAAAAgatacaaaaatttaaaaataacacAACTGTTTTATATGAAACTTcgattcaaaaatgacagttctcTTTTGGTCCATAGATAAATACTCTGTTATAAACTCTTCTTTCTATTTCGTCATGCTTGGCCGCGGAGCTATCTACATATTGAACACTACATCTTCAGAGCGACTTTTTATAATAAAGCTATTATTTGATGTCCTGTGATGAAAATTTCCTAAATGTGCAATCCTAAATTTTAGATTTATCAATTTAGATCGCTAGGCAACCTTTGATTGAGTTACAAATATGATGGGTTGCAGCCTTCgcattttctcattgaaattgaataatcAGCTGTGTCGTGATGACAAAAATTTGTTGATCTGTAAAAACTTTAAGTTTTTCTTGATTTTGTATATGATTGGGAGCGGTTTTTTCACAGAAGTTTCTCTGAGAAGTTGATAATGTTGAAGGTAAATGAAGCAGATATAGATATATTATTCTGTACTAGTTCTTTCTAATGATTATGACTTAATATAGGGAGCAGTTTGTCTCGTAACGGGGGGTGCTTCTGGTCTTGGAAAAGCCACAGTTGAAAGGTTTATACAACTAGGATCCAAAGTTGTTATCTGCGATCTTTCAAAGTCTAAAGGAAACGAATTATCGAAATCATTAGGTGAAGACAAATCTTTATTTGTACCAGTAAATGTAAGTGTTTCGACGCTGATACACAAAATAATAACAGGAGTATTTTTCAACTAGATTGTCTCTGAGAATGAAGTAAAACATGCACTTGAGGCTGCACAGGAGAAGTTCGGAAAATTAAATTATCTAGTTAATTGTGCTGGAATAGGGGTAGCCTATAAAACctataatttcaataaaaatgtgtCCCACAGCttggatgattttttgaaagttcTTGAAGTAAGCTTAGCATTATGTGTGTATATGGGCGATGCAATAATAATAGCTCTTTTAAGGTTAATACAATAGGGACTTTTAACGTTATCAGATTAGCAGTAGGTCTAATAGGTCAAAATAAGCCAAATGAAAATGGAGAAAGGGGAGTTATCATAAATACAGCAAGTACGGCAGCATTTGATGGACAAATGGGACAAGTAGCATATGCAGCTTCAAAAGGAGCCATTGTAGGAATGACTCTACCTTTATCTAGAGATCTAGCATCTCAAGGAATCAGAGTTGTAACAATAGCTCCTGGTTGGTGTATTTATAAATGAGAGATTCACAATAAgtattatttgtatattttAGGTCTTTTCCAAACACCCATATTATCTGCATTACCGGAGAAAGTAGTAGCTTTCCTAGAAAAATCAGTACCCTTTCCTTCTAGACTAGGAaatcctgttgagtttgcccaATTAGTTGAGAATATTATTGATAATCCAATGCTCAATGGAGAAACGATAAGATTGGATGGTGCTTTAAGATTGCAGatttgaaatggatatatttccTTGGAATCCTTTTTTAGTTTAGTTCTTAAAATAAAAACATTGAAATCTCctgaattattattaaaaaacagaTATTCATCACAAAACGTTTTCCCACCAATCTAATAGAAAATTTTGGGTATTGTTGATTAGCAGTGTCATCTAAAGATGAATGTGATCAAACCTACTAGTGTAGGCTATGATTTCTCAAAATTGATATGATTTCATTCCATCCTAATAGACTATGGGCGAAATGGAAATGAGTTTCTAGTATCTGccaattaaattgaaaatttagatTAGTTCGCAATGCAGCATTCCTAAAAGCTTAGAAGCGAATGTGATCGCCATCAGCTTCCTTTCTCAGTATTTAGGAAGACTGCATAAACCCACCATAAGAATTTTTCGCAGAACGCAGAGTAACCTTAGCAGcaaccttttttttttgagtagtgTATGTATTTTCTACGCTACACTctatcaataaaaatttaataaatgaTGATCTGATGTACCTTGTACCCCCACATTTGAAGGGTTTATTCAGAATAACCGCGTCATTGAACTTTTGAACTTCTTATTTGATTACCAAATCGTGGTTATCATGCAATGATCGTAGATCTTTCGCGTCAATCTGAAAGAGACCATTTTCTATGTAGTTTAGTTACATTTTTATAATGCTTAAGGTAATTGAATGAAAGTCCGAAAATTATTTGTTACTAATACAACATTCCCAGGGTGCAGTTTCTTTAGTTACAGGCGGTGCTTCTGGTTTGGGAAAAGCCACCGTCGAAAGGTTAGTGCAACAAGGAAGTAAAGTTGTAATTTGCGATTTACCATCTTCCAAGGGCCATGAACTGTCCAAAgctttaggagaaaataaagcAGTTTTTGCTCCCGTGAATGTGAGAGATTTTTTCCATAATAatatttctgttcaattttttattattatccaTAAACTTTTAGGTTACATCTGAACAAAATGTAAATGATGCCCTGAAACTAGTTAAAgataaattcggaaaattgaaCTATCTAGTAAATTGTGCTGGAATAGGAGCAGCTGTCAGGACAtacaatttcaagaaaaatgaacCTCATAGTTTAGAAGAATTTACAAAAGTATTGACTGTaagttcaatgaaatatttcatcgatTAGGTTCATTTGGTCAAGTTTTATCATTCAAGTGGGTAAAAAAATCACAGACGTTTGTGTTTTGCTATGATAATATCACTTTGATGTGTTTGTCAACTCGTGAGAGATTAGAATCAACTAGAAATATTTTCTGATCGatgatttgacagtcactcaatATCCAGATCTTTCTCTCCTGTGAAATTGTATTTGGACtactcatgactgaattatcgaataAAAACAAATCTATGTTGATAATCCGatcaagttttgtgaaactggGTATAAACTAATGATTTGTTTTTAGATAAATACAGTGGGTACGTTTAATGTCATCAGGTTGGCTGTGGGTCTATTAGGTCAAAATGAACCGAATGAGAGTGGTGAGAGAGGGGTTATTGTTAATACTGCAAGTGTTGCTGCATTTGATGGGCAAATCGGTCAAGTAGCCTACTCTGCCTCGAAGGGTGGTGTGGTTGGCATGACTTTACCCTTAGCTAGAGATTTAGCTAGTCAAGGAATAAGGGTAGTAACTATAGCTCCTGGTAAGATTTTTTTGTGTTGTATTCGATTTAATCTAATTTCAATACCATCAAATTAAAATACAGGTATAAGTTGGCAGTTCATGAATTTGCTACATAAATTATTTTGCAACAGGGCTTTTTAGGACACCACTGTTGGAGGAATTGCCAGAAAAAGTAATTGCTTCTTTAGAGAAGTCTGTTCCTTTTCCTTCCAGATTAGGGGACCCAAAGGAGTACGCTCATTTGGTGGAAAGTATCATCAGGAATCCGATGTTGAATGGGGAAGTTATAAGGTTGGACGGCGCCATCAGGATGCAACCTTGATTTGATTGTCACATTTcacaataaaattattgaaagtaCTACAGGATTGTATTAATCTCACAGTTCTCAAGAGACTGCCATAAAAAACTCTGAGCAAGACGGCACAAAAACACGGCGCTTTACCTATGAGTGCTTTGTGTTcccccccgggttttcacaccagcagattCGAACTAACAGTAGAGGTAAAAAGTGGCAAGTTAGGGAAAAAAAGGATCGGCATTCACCCCTGAGTTCGTTCTGTTCCCcagggttttcacaccagcagagaatcTTACTAACAGTAGGGGTAGAACACAAATTTTGGCAAGGATGGGTAAAGGTGGTCTAGAGGATCGGTATCAACAATTATACCCACCCatgttgtgaaaaaaaaaatatataattcgtTAAAACTTTGTGAAGAAACTGAACCAATTGCTGCGGGAAAAAGAAAAACTTCTCtatgacaataatatatattcaatATTATGCATAATATTTTTACAAAATTATATTAATTTAGTCAACAATAATTTAAATGATATCTATTTGGCACATTGTATTGTTAAGTAGATATTGATCTATTTTTACACAATAAAGATAGAATATATACTTCAAGTGACTCGTACAAGTTTTATATAAACTTTTCAATATTGTCAACAAGTAAAATATGTATTCTACAACAGCCACTTTATTTTGATTATGATATATCAAATCTTCAATCttgtatagaaaaaataattcttgattctcatgattttttatgaaatccTATAAGTGTGGATCATTCAAAAGAACAATAATAAACGGAATGAAAACAAGTGTGAACGTATGAAAACATGGTTTGACAAGAAATAAATCCTGGGAACGAACAAAATGATGACAATTCGTTTATAAAAAACTCAACAGCAGTCGATTCATCATCCGAAGGAATCACAAGCAAATTTAATTACATAACCTCGTTCTTTTCCGCACGCATGCAATACACTTTTAGCCTGAAACAATAAATCTGACGTTACCTCGTAACCATTTgatacaaatgaaataaattttaatcCTAGTGAAGACgtacaataataaaaataaattgcgCTAACAAATTAATCGAAAGAAACGTAAGAAATATACACACGATAGACAATGACATTTTAAGCGTTCTTTAAATGTCATTCAAACCTACCAACCATAGCTTTAACCCAACTCTTAGCTGGAACAGTTTCCGTTTCTTCGTTTGTTTCTTTGTCTTTAATTTCATTGTTATTATTAGTCTTTATTGTCTCATTTGTACCAATGTGTTTGTGCCCGTTTTTTAAATGAGTAGGTTTCACTGGGATCGGGGGAGGCGCCTTATTAGGCCTCTTTATCAGAGTTTTCCTCTCCGAGAGTCTACTATCGGATTTACTGGTAGAAATGTTTGATTTTGTGACGTTTTCGGCAATCGTCCTTTCTAAACTTTCAGTTTGTTTGACGATGTATTTATTTTCGGTACTTCTGAAGCTGTCCTGCTTCAAAACGAGCGCACCTCTTTCGTCCCTCACGTATTCTTCCACTAAACGGTCGTCTAGGATGCTCTCGTAGTAACTATCATCGTTTTGACTAGAATTAAAGGAGCTAATCGATAAAGTCGACTGT from Coccinella septempunctata chromosome 1, icCocSept1.1, whole genome shotgun sequence includes:
- the LOC123321083 gene encoding 3-hydroxyacyl-CoA dehydrogenase type-2-like, producing MLKGAVCLVTGGASGLGKATVERFIQLGSKVVICDLSKSKGNELSKSLGEDKSLFVPVNIVSENEVKHALEAAQEKFGKLNYLVNCAGIGVAYKTYNFNKNVSHSLDDFLKVLEVNTIGTFNVIRLAVGLIGQNKPNENGERGVIINTASTAAFDGQMGQVAYAASKGAIVGMTLPLSRDLASQGIRVVTIAPGLFQTPILSALPEKVVAFLEKSVPFPSRLGNPVEFAQLVENIIDNPMLNGETIRLDGALRLQI
- the LOC123312088 gene encoding 3-hydroxyacyl-CoA dehydrogenase type-2-like, which codes for MLKGAVSLVTGGASGLGKATVERLVQQGSKVVICDLPSSKGHELSKALGENKAVFAPVNVTSEQNVNDALKLVKDKFGKLNYLVNCAGIGAAVRTYNFKKNEPHSLEEFTKVLTINTVGTFNVIRLAVGLLGQNEPNESGERGVIVNTASVAAFDGQIGQVAYSASKGGVVGMTLPLARDLASQGIRVVTIAPGLFRTPLLEELPEKVIASLEKSVPFPSRLGDPKEYAHLVESIIRNPMLNGEVIRLDGAIRMQP